Proteins from one Scyliorhinus canicula chromosome 6, sScyCan1.1, whole genome shotgun sequence genomic window:
- the LOC119967828 gene encoding putative nuclease HARBI1, whose product MLHLRWGITLTGWLLKTLEILLRRRRMRRDHERRVRHHLRLARKRINYPPLRVYRQRTSYEMMSEELCARRLRFSKEAMGRLCEMLKEDLKPNSNCRTALTVEMKLTTALNFFASGSFQHGISDICHISQNTARTCIHQVMNAIYRKASELIIFDTSPVKLKERSIAFYRIAGFPKVIGAVDGTHIALKAPGNDTVSFVNGKGFHSLNVMIVCDAQMRILTVNANNRGSAHDSFVLESSMLHRSMTTPPGIKGWLLGDKGYPLRTWLMTSFRSTNNEAQKRYNRAHVTTRQVVERTISVLKSRFRCLDRSGGTLQYAPEIVSKIVIVCCALHNFAIQHRLNIHPEDVLPPEMDELEEGNMEPDADVPPGAGVQGQAPSDARAIRDRLAAAAFGH is encoded by the coding sequence ATGCTTCACCTCCGCTGGGGCATCACATTGACAGGTTGGCTTCTTAAAACCCTTGAAATTCTCTTGAGGCGGCGACGTATGCGCAGGGATCATGAGAGAAGAGTAAGGCATCATCTCCGTCTGGCGAGGAAGCGAATTAATTATCCGCCCTTAAGAGTGTACAGGCAAAGAACATCATacgaaatgatgtcagaggagctgTGTGCCAGGAGACTGCGCTTCAGTAAGGAAGCAATGGGACGtctttgtgaaatgttgaaggaagacctGAAGCCAAACTCTAACTGCCGCACAGCCTTAACAGTGGAAATGAAACTCACGACAGCGCTGAATTTTTTTGCGTCTGGCTCCTTTCAACATGGCATTAGTGACATATGTCACATTTCACAGAACACTGCAAGGACCTGCATTCACCAGGTAATGAATGCAATTTATCGTAAGGCTTCGGAGCTTATTATCTTTGACACATCCCCTGTGAAGTTGAAGGAGAGGTCCATCGCATTCTACAGGATTGCTGGTTTCCCAAAAGTAATTGGGGCTGTTGATGGAACCCATATTGCATTGAAGGCACCAGGAAATGACACTGTTTCATTTGTCAACGGAAAGGGTTTCCATTCTTTAAATGTGATGATTGTGTGCGACGCACAAATGAGGATCCTCACTGTGAATGCAAACAACCGGGGAAGTGCCCATGACTCATTTGTCCTTGAAAGCTCAATGTTACACCGGTCTATGACAACACCACCAGGAATTAAAGGTTGGTTACTGGGCGATAAGGGATACCCATTGAGAACATGGCTTATGACATCATTCCGGAGCACCAATAATGAAGCACAGAAACGATACAACCGTGCGCATGTAACAACACGTCAGGTCGTGGAGAGAACAATTAGTGTTTTGAAATCCCGTTTTCGATGTCTGGACAGGTCAGGGGGCACGTTACAGTACGCACCAGAGATAGTCTCAAAGATTGTTATAGTGTGTTGTGCATTGCATAACTTTGCCATTCAGCATAGACTGAACATTCACCCGGAAGATGTCTTGCCACCAGAAATGGACGAGCTGGAGGAAGGCAATATGGAGCCTGATGCAGATGTACCTCCTGGTGCAGGTGTGCAAGGCCAGGCTCCAAGTGACGCAAGGGCCATTCGAGATCGTTtggcagctgctgcttttggacattga
- the LOC119967829 gene encoding gastrula zinc finger protein XlCGF8.2DB-like yields MEKPWKCGDCGKGFNYPSDLEIHRRVHTGERPFTCSECGKGFTQLSSLQTHQRNHSGERPFTCSECGKGFTRSPTFLKHQLIHTGERPFTCSQCGKGFTSSSNLLTHQRVHTGERPFICSKCGKGFADSSTLLKHQRVHTDERPFKCRDCEKCYKSSRELIRHQRVHTDERPFRCSHCGTGFRTSSDLMIHQRVHTGERPFICSDCGKGFTHSSNLLRHQRVHIETRTFQCSDCEESFKSSNDLLRHQCTQFGERPFTCSVCGKDFVEHSPCCVTNQFTQGRGHSPAPCVEKDSLTHPNC; encoded by the coding sequence atggagaaaccgtggaaatgtggggactgtggaaaaGGTTTCAATTATCCATCTGACCTAGAAATTCATCgacgcgttcacactggggagagaccattcacctgctctgagtgtgggaaaggattcactcagttatccagcttaCAGACGCACCAGAGAAATCAcagtggagagaggccattcacctgctctgaatgtggaaagggattcactagATCCCCCACATTCCTGAAACACCAGctcattcacactggagagagaccgttcacctgctcccagtgtgggaagggattcaccagcTCTTCTAACCTActgacacaccagcgggttcacactggggagagaccgttcatctgctccaaatgtgggaagggatttgccgATTCCTCCACTCTGCTgaaacaccaacgagttcacactgacgagagaccctttaaatgccgagattgtgaaaagtgctataaaagttccagGGAACTGAttcgccatcaacgtgttcacactgacgagagaccgttcagatGCTCTCACTGCGGCACTGGGTTCAGGACATCGTCTGACCTCATGatacaccagcgtgttcacactggggaaaggccgttcatctgttcagactgtgggaagggattcactcattcatccaatctcctgagacaccagcgagttcacattgAGACAAGAACTtttcaatgttctgactgtgaggagagctttaaaagcagcaatgatctgctgagacatcagtgcACTCAGTTTGGTGAGAGACCATTTacttgctctgtgtgtgggaaggattTTGTCGAGCATTCACCCTGCTGCGTCACCAAtcagttcacacaggggagaggacattcacctgctccatgtgtggaaaaggattcactgactcatcccaactgctga